Below is a genomic region from Rosa chinensis cultivar Old Blush chromosome 5, RchiOBHm-V2, whole genome shotgun sequence.
TATGCgacttttttattattaaaataaaatgttGACTACAAATATCAAAAACTAAAACCACCTAAAAAGTGCTGGTTTACTTACACTAACAATGCATAGAAATATTTCGATAAGAtaagataaaataaatcaaatcaaatcaattatgAAATATTCGTGGTAGAATTGATTCGAACTTGCATTCAGTTTGAACTTGGACTAATCTAATTCGAAATCAGTAACATATCCACCGTATTGGTCTACATCATTTGTATCCATCGAAGAGAAAATAGTAATTTTCCTTCATCCAATCCTTAGATAACAAGTTAACAACCTTAAAAAGTCAAAAGGTAAATATTCATAATGTAAAGTTGCagtgtttttattctttttgttttcactTTCAAATTAAAGATATAAAGATAAAGAGGTGAATAGAAAAGGAAATTGAATACTTTTGATTATGACCGGTGTATCTAAGCGTACGTATTCCCAATAATACCCTGGCCGGAATCTGCAAATTTGGCGTCTCTGTTTTTTATCAAGTTTGGTGTGATTTCTTGTTGTGACTTGGAAGTACGAAGCATTGGATAGGGATTGGTGTGGTTCGGTCAACCACTACTGTAGAACAATGTCACTAGATCTTGGGGTCAAgaaagtaattacaacaatagtCGTGTTTCACTCTACTTGCCACCAACCTAGAGTTTATGTGATTCTTAAGCTACCACCTTTTCAGTGGTTTTGTAATATTAATATATGTGTTATATAGGATTAATGCATTATTGCGTTACAAGCAATGTTTAACCACACCTAGCTCTCTTGATCGACACTTGTGGATGCGTAAAACGCAAGTGACTAGGTGAGAGGCCAATGCAAGTAATGTAAGCCAATAGAGACGTGTTAATTGGTGAAATATCTACACATTTCGCCACTAACTTAGTTCACATATTATACGTACACTTCGGGTATGTAATACATATAAAAAGCTATGTCAAAGATTACATAAGCAGTAATTAGTGCATGAGGGTTGTAGTTGATCATTATCAATAAGTTAGTTATTTATAAAGTTCTGACAGCTGTGAAACTAATTGAAAACATGATCGAGTCTGATAAAAATAAACATGAATCtctttataaatttaaatctttTTGCCAGTGTCAAATTGTTATGGCTTAAACATGCTGAAAAACTTGAACCTCTTGTTAGGATCGGTTCACAAATGAACCTTTGTGTGAAGGCATTTAATTACTCTTATTTGATGATTTCTACCAAAGAAATAatgatttttgttgttgttgtttcagTCACATTGCTTTGACATATCATATTGAACCCACGACTTTGTGTTATTACTTATAAATTCAACTTTGAAATAGTTGGTATTGTGGCACAAATTAGTCAAGTTTTGGAGAAAATATACATTTGTAAACATTGAGGTTAGATTCTTGGACAACATCTAAGAGACTTTTACGTTCAATATTCATGCTATGTTTCAGATTGCTTCTTCAATAACGCTTTTGTCATGAAACACTCATACCATAAGCAATTTTAGTAGAATTGTGTAGAGATCTTTCATAAAGATAAGCACTTTAGGTCAAAGCACTTGAAAGCACATGCAAATGGACCCTCTTCATTCTAGAAGGCTATATCGTTACCAAATAATCAAGTGAAATTATCCATCTACTAATCTCATGATTGGCTTAATGATCCGTTGTTCAATACAACGAGACAACTTCTAGCTTTCGTTTGAGATGCTCTTGGCTCCCTCCCTCATGGATGATTTACGTAATCTTCGTATCAATAATATCTTTTGAGCCTCCACACGTATCCTGATAAAAGTAAATTTCACTGTTGGTTGCTAATAGGTCATTCACCTCTCCTCAAGtcatttatgaacacaatgaTCTCCCAATCCCGCATCTCATGCTAATATTCTTGATATTCgtaattttagtttttgttgtagagaaactgaattggagagaaatttgctgtgtcttctcattgataataggggcctctttatatagaggattacaatgcatagaatctcaatcatacaaggaaagtaattctacattgattaggattctagatccttctaattaaatcatattaccactaggtcaagtaacctagagtttgggctaaacacaaattaggttttccttcaacactcccccttgtgttgcccaaacgcggtgcttctctcgttgcctcgttaaaaaccttgccgagtaacaaaaacccagtgggacaaaaataacctcggtcgaaggggaaaaagagcacaacacacccttcacgattcgagacgaacatgtagacatctccccctgatgtctgcacctccccctgatgactacgatcatgggagttcagataaattctgcaagccaattcttgccacatgtttctcgaacgtggtattggacaatgacttagtaaacaagtctgcctcactgtcctcagatcgaacctagttcactttgatctcgaggagtgtctgttgttgctgattatgcttggtgttgtcgcttttgatgtagtcttgcctcatttgttcaaaacaagtagcattatcctaaatgctcgtaggctcatctgtggtagacttcaaaccacaattgttcgaacatgcgtaattatggatctaatccatatacattcacgaaccacttcgtgaagggcaatgatctctgcattgttcgaagatatagcgactacggtctgttctgtagacctccaagatatcacggtcttttcccatggtgaacacttaaccagtttgggaatgaccattgtgtgggtcagagagatacccaacatcagcaaaaaccttccaaaacacatgtcgttttgggatggggatagagaacgcaggccagcgttggcggcgtttctggtgtgtgatgggtccgaatccatcatctctttgtagggatagaacaagcccatatcaatcgtacatctcaagtatcgaaagatatcttttacaccaatccaatggcgtcgcgttggcgcagagctatatctagctaacaagttcacaacatatgagatgtccggtcttgtgcattgagataagtacaataatgcgcctattgtactaagtaaggcacttttgcctctagcacatcttcgtcatcatcctttcgacgaagaggatccttttcaggatcaagactatggacgatcatgggggtgcttgaaggcttgaccttgtcaaaatgcctaaacatccatcgacacgatgctcaagttccaaaccgagacataatcgtgttctcccaaaatccttcatctcaaactatagatttcaagtgttcaacggtttcccttaactctttaagggcttctaatgaagatcatgtccaacatgaaccgcgatagaatccgaaacttgtcatagaaacgcgtgggcatatcccttcccaatcaagtagtcactttagtgagcgtttcaacctctttgtaaacgcgctccatggtctagagtcacttgacttgggtaaatgaagttcaccatgaaccttcatgtatattccgtatctagatccctatagagatacgtagtgaccatatgaaactaccaaactgacagggtagtggagtgcaatgacatccattacgagagaatatgtctcatcgtagtcgattccagggcgtcttgtgagaagccttgcgccataaggcgagattaccatctctttttctcatcacgctttctaacgaagacccattagtcaacaggttttatgttaggaggtgttggcatctctagctcgaaaaccttcctcttcgttagagaatccatcttaacctggatcgcatctttccatttaggccaaaaactctctacgttggtattcattcatcaacggagcgtggttcgacatcatctaactcaaaaactcatgcgcaacaaaatacgcaactacatcatcaattctgatggagtttatatcccacgtctcatgtacactagtgtaagtttcatagagctctatattctcaggaatagggtttgacgttgaggcgtcccccaacgataaccataacccggaagatactcatgagacggattttgagtcttgatgattaaaggattggaatgtgccaaagtatccttcgaacccacgggcctcccacgcatcctagctggggccatggcctgtaacgccagagtgccactctctttggcattggcgccatgcctacctccgtgtagggtggcgcttacGTCCTctagtagggacgtccttccttgcaggcatgtttgcagcatatttgtgtgatctcgtcactttaatagggatcaagatgagacatagtggggacagactacgacaattcctgtcgttcctgttgaatattcgtgttcttatctccccctaacgacgggaagactgtctcatcaaagtgacatccgcaaatgtAGCGGTAAGAAGATCGCCTaacaagggcatttaagtggcggacgattgttggaagctcaaatccaacgtagttgcccattcgtctgtaaggacccatcatagagcgctgtggcggcgcaattggcacataaatggctcactcaaatatgcgtaagtacaaaatacgtgtacccagtcactagctgtaacgcagaggtacattgagtggcggtaggtcgtagacgaattagcatagctgcatgcgatattgcatcacctcaagcggatgtaagaagattggtgcgcattaccaatgttcggactaccatcgtagtcgtttccgcgagaccaattgggtgtgtacatgggaatgtgatgtccaacatcaaacccattgcaatatccatcgaaagtctttcgatgtaaattcactagcatagtcaaatccaattgactgaataggatgatttggggagtgagcccattgtcatatgatatgtgctaggagtctagcataagtagcatttataggtggacaatggcacaacacgtgaccagcgtgtttgcgtgtcaaccaacatcatgaaatatttaagcttccgcaagttggttgaatcaatccacaaaatccctacggattctttgtaagaatagaatgagtattgtcatatcctttgcataggacggtctcagtcctaatttccctaaggaacgggctttgtaaaacgagcgagaggccttagaagcaaccaatgaggagtttggttaggcctaagcgtctgtagcgctattagaagcaaaatatgtgactacatctcccatcatggcgtgggagccatggaaattagcatgtatggcgtcatggccacaaggaggaacaaccatggcgttatgcccatggttggcgccttttatggcgtcatcttgcttcattttgctcaaaagaaatgatgtccatgtgaagtcttttgtagacggatcatcatatcatgactaggatgatctatcctgtcgtgacaaagccaatatgtgtctaaatccaagagatcttctctcaaaactttattggatttaatagctcgaatagtgacatagaatccactagagagacacataaacttctctaagatgcgtctttgttcgcaattattagaggtaatgcaaaggaactcatttccgttctctacatgcattttcgcatggaattcgttggctattcatagggtacgatttgccctaagagcgtagagagtttctgtgacaacagtaatcaaggtgccatttggcaagtggaacttgggctattccatgtccttgaattaatactgatggtttagccatcgtagtcacaaagtcatatgctcagaatcaaaattgagtcgtaatgaaaagaactcgaaattttattcataagccaacgaaatacatcattgtttctatgatcaaagaaaatctaatccaataaaaaggaatatggcaatcgcctacatctcttggaaaataaaaagacttaatcaaaatcgccagtttctgggtcttgatccttgtagtcttccacccttagatctagatcaccatcttgatcttcttgtgccatgtaatttgcttcccttgcctcacgatacgtcttgtatgcgtttgcaacattctggggtgcggtacatgttttggcccaatgttcagttgatccacatcgaaaacaaacatcattatggtcaggctcccttgatcgaggcgccattggggcgcgatttggacgacctatcctcttggtggcgttaccaccatggtcggaggctccgcctctctctctcttcacacgttgacctctacggttccgtgcacgcctctcttggcgatttccttcctctttagggcgaatatatggaccagaacgtccagaattgtccctatctttagggtttcgctccttgcgtcctccattgaggggcgactatagttagactccggaataggcttagttcccacgggtctagcattatagttcttcacaaggatattatcgtgcttttcagctacgttcatggcgccaatgagctcatgaaaccttgtgatacgtcctgcatttacattattccgataattctttgaaatcatcaatgcagagacggggaaggtagagagagtcttctcgatcaacatcgtatcagttatggcatggccacaatactccatcagagacttgatacgaagagtttccgagttataatcaagcacagacttgaaatcacaaaagcggaggctatgccatcgcacttctaaatcaggaagcagggagtcacgaacgttgccaaatcgctgctctagttctacccatagctttcttgggtcttcctcattgaggtattcattttggagcgcgtcattcatgtgccttgtcatgagaattatggccttagcttgttttgcttcaaaagcagtagcttgctcgattgagagcacgttctgaccaggctcttggatggtttccagaattccatcagccttaagatgttggcgcacatctcggacccacctatggtatccagcGCCAGTTGTCTagagtggaacaaagttcaacttgttcaggtaactcatcctgaaaaacaacacaagattagggttagtttcggagcgaaaaaggctaccacgaaaaactattaaatttctgagcgtagtcgcttccaagaaattaggaattttctgagcgtagtcgcttccaagaaaatccgattccaagaggggttttggattagatcgaaacaacgatgtatgtggtcgatcgttttcttctcaacaaactctaagtttggaggactctacaagctccaagcttggagtgagcacgaacccccacagttcggcttttggtctcccctacgtagagaaagggggggtaggagaagggattttggaagtccccgagaaaagaagaagaaataaataaaaaaaaactttaaaaacgggaacttttaggaaagtttaccttaaaaagatggcaggaaaaaaaatgtcgccggaaaagtACTGTAGCTGCCGGAGTTACTGTAGCAGACCGGGAGTaactgtagctgaccggaaaaaGATGCTGGAAAAGTCGcaggaagttggccggaaaaagcgccggaaagtggccggaaaagtcgccggaaagttgccggaaagcgttgaccggagggttgacgTGGCAGGTCCGcgcgctgacgtggcaggttcagtgctgacgtggcagaaggCTTGGCGGCTAGGTGGCTTGGCGGCTTGGCAGCTTGGGTTGGGGCCTGCTGCACGTGGGCTCAACCTGTGGGTTTGGGCCTGCAGCAGGTGGGCTGCACAggtcccccttttttttttttttttttttcttctgccgGTTCAGGTTAGGAGGAtttcggtggccggttcggtggaatTTTGGCAGGTTCCGGTGATGAAATTTCCGGTTCCGGGTTTCTGGGGTGGAGACGCTGCAGGTGGtcgagtatggctgcaggaggtggtgagaaaagctttgaaccgggcagggaaaccttttgctttttccggtggccggttcggtggtttgccggccggttcttggggtgaggccgccggttctggactcctggagttgggatcttcaaggtgggcggcggtggtttctgggatttgaaggctacgaatttaggatttcagggttagggcttcgtgctgataacgtgttgtagagaaactgaattggagagaaatttgctgtgtcttctcattgataataggggcctctttatatagaggattacaatgtatagaatctcaatcatacaaggaaagtaattctacattgattaggattctagatccttctaattaaatcctattaccactaggtcaagtaacctagagtttgggctaaacacaaattaggttttccttcaacagttTTCTCAAAGACTTCTTTATTTAAATCgttatctgaaaaaaaaaaaaaaaacacccacaATACAAGCAACCCGAGCTTCCTGGGTGGGCAAGCGGGTTGGGGCCAACCCGACTACTACCCCTCAAAACATTGTAGCGGAGAGTGAAATGCGAAGACAATGGCGCTGCTTCTCAACCTAAGCTCGCCGTCCCCAACCTCATTCCAGTCGACTCGTCACCTCCCCACCACCACTCGCTCCCGCCAAAATGAAGCTGCCCAAGAATGGTCGTCCCTGCTCCACAACCTCAAGTCCCACGGCAGATTCTCTTGCCTCTTCTCAGGCAACCGCAGAGAGGTCATATACTTCGTAATCCCAATTATATTAGTTGCTCATTATTATGTTAAGCTCAGTTTCCATGGGTAGTTTGCAAGTTGTTGATTTAGtcggaaatgaaaaaaaaatatacttcGAATTGAGCAATTAGCTTAGTggaagagaaggaggagaatGAATAaactgggttttagggtttagtaaTGATAGAGAGCAATTCGGTTAGCTGTGTCGCATTGAATGTAGGATGTAGTGATGAGTTTGAAGAAAATTTCACTTCTCTTTcgagattttttttattgcatTGTGGCATCTGCATCTTCTTTGCCTTGTGCTGTTTGAGAATTTGCATTTTGCAGTTATATTTGAGGGGATAGCATTGAGTAGATCAAAACATTGTCTGTTCTTTCGCTGGTTGGGAGATTCAGTATCAGGGATTTCTTCACATTTTGAATCTATAAATTGTAGCTTGAGCTTTTAATGTGTTGGTGAACTTTAAGACACTACTTGTTAAACTTAAACCTGTAAGTCATTTGCTTTACTGAAAAGTACAGAGGACAATTAGGCAGGAAACATATGTTGTTCTACCAGTACACGGAATGCCTGAACctattcgtttttttttttctttcccaatCGTCATAATAACATGCGAAGGAAGCAATAAACGGTAGTTCTTCTTAACTCGCAGAAGCCTTATCTAAACCATTTGATACACAACTTGGATTTTGCCTGATAATGTAGGATTCATCAAGTATGATTAGCGTGGCTGTTGTATAACTCAATCAATTTGCTCTAGGTATAGGGCCACAAATAAGGTATAAACGTACCATGCTTATCCCCATTGAGACAGATAACAATATCTATCAGATACAAGTTAATGAAAGTAGTTGATTTGGCTCTTGGTCCCTTATTTCATCTCACTCTGAATGCAATATTATAGTTTAAATGCAGGTTTCTTTACCCTGAATGAATTTAACTCTGCTGTTTCTGTGGTTACAGGACCAAGCGCGGAAAGCATTAGAAGGTGCCCTGGGTGGAAAGAAAGATGAATTTGAGAAATGGGACAAAGAGATTAAGAAAAGAGAGGAGGTGGGTGGAGGCAGTAATGGTGGTGGAGGGGGCTGGATTGGGTGGGGCAGACGCTTGGGGTGGTCCAATGGTGACGATTTCTGGCAAGAAGCACAACAAGCAAGTCTTGCTGTCTTAGGCATTCTTGTGATGGTAAGAAGTCTCCTTATTCTATTGTTACTTCAATCCGGTACCATCTTGTTGTAAATATATACTCTCTCGCACTATCTAATAATTTCGTTCTTCATCTTTTTAGTATCTCATTGTTGTGAAAGGAGAGCTGATGCTTGCTGTCGTCTTCAATCCACTGTTGTATGCCTTGCGAGGGACAAGAAACGGGTTCACTTTCATTACTGACAAAATCTTAAGGAGGACAGATGGTCATGCGTATATTGATAGTATCTCGAAGAAAGAAGCATATAGTCATGTATCCGCTAAAGAGAGTGTTGTGAGAAAATGGGGAAGTGATTGACAATTTTGTCCCAGGTTCAAGATCCCATCCAACATACACTGAGAATTGGTCACTATTTTTTGTATCCTATGTCTTCTTTATGAAGTTCAGAAATATGTTTGAACTGCTAGCTGCTAGCAATTGTTCAACGTAGAGATTTTATGTGCTATCTTTGCAGTCCCCAGCATTCTGCTGTCCTGCTTGTGCTGATTTGTGGATATTAAGgaccacaaattcaaaatcttaAATCACTGTAGGTTTCAAATACTTCATGTCATAGTCTCCTCCATAAATAGGCAGCAGTGAGTCAGTGACAGACTATCAGA
It encodes:
- the LOC112166378 gene encoding uncharacterized protein LOC112166378; the encoded protein is MALLLNLSSPSPTSFQSTRHLPTTTRSRQNEAAQEWSSLLHNLKSHGRFSCLFSGNRREDQARKALEGALGGKKDEFEKWDKEIKKREEVGGGSNGGGGGWIGWGRRLGWSNGDDFWQEAQQASLAVLGILVMYLIVVKGELMLAVVFNPLLYALRGTRNGFTFITDKILRRTDGHAYIDSISKKEAYSHVSAKESVVRKWGSD